From a region of the Besnoitia besnoiti strain Bb-Ger1 chromosome I, whole genome shotgun sequence genome:
- a CDS encoding putative ribosomal RNA dimethyltransferase (encoded by transcript BESB_005210): MRMSSLFTTPSSSAVRRRLIEVHQVYVHPAARSPLRISAVQKPGVVCIRTPLCFNSSTIALAYPGICRQSSLDASFVNQSAFAQQNLLQHDPVPFRRGRLSCTPVLPSVSSFVSPRGVTPVLRCAFATSLSSFLLPVSPTADRSGLSSLGLCSASFSPGCPLCLRLSLLGSLSAMAWRNTKAGKSRSGPFSRPVATVAASAANRQNAKRAGNAVNMPLPPTMGFPLQKKFGQHLLKNQAVLDKIVQAADIRSSDTVLEIGPGTGNLTMRLLPVAREVVALDVDSRMVNEVKKRAISNGFMNLVVRHGDALRSDLGAFDVCAANLPYQISSHFLLRLLAHRPPFRCAVLMFQKEFGERLMAQPGDKNYCRLAANVSLFCTVQRVCKVEAKHFTPPPKVDSVVVKVIPRPKLLEVDFKEWDGLMRICFGRKNRTLHALFRRSSVLAMLETNYKTWCTLNKRAPTSEPFRDFCLGVLAETGLGERRSITIDIDTYFSLLLAFNKKGIHFVNVANLPAGGPGGAKSGDMAVDSMAGIDEFFFYDDADDKDIGDDDENM, from the exons ATGAGAATGTCCTCACTGTTCACGActccgtcgtcgtccgccgtgCGACGTCGCTTGATCGAAGTCCAccaggtgtatgtacaccctGCGGCAAGGTCACCTTTACGGATATCAGCAGTGCAGAAACCAGGCGTTGTTTGTATACGAACTCCTCTTTGTTTTAACTCTTCTACCATCGCCCTAGCCTATCCGGGCATCTGTCGTCAATCCTCTCTGGACGCTTCTTTTGTCAATCAATCGGCGTTCGCGCAGCAGAACTTGCTGCAGCATGATCCTGTACCCTTCAGGCGTGGGCGTCTCTCCTGTACCCCCGTGTTGCCGTCGGTATCCTCTTTCGTCTCTCCGAGAGGTGTTACTCCCGTCCTGCGTTGCGCGTTCGCTACCTCTCTTTCGTCATTTCTTCTCCCGGTTTCGCCGACCGCAGATCGGTCTGGCCTGTCTTCATTGGGCCTTTGTTCCGCCAGTTTCTCTCCGGGCTGTCCCCTCTGTTTGCGTCTGTCGCTTCTGGGTTCGCTTTCTGCAATGGCGTGGCGCAACACGAAGGCCGGAAAGTCCCGCAGCGGGCCGTTTTCGCGGCCAGTCGCCAcagtcgccgcgtctgcagcgaacCGGCAGAACGCCAAGCGGGCGGGGAATGCGGTGAACATGCCTCTCCCCCCAACGATGGGCTTTCCATTGCAGAAAAAATTTGGTCAGCATCTTTTGAAGAATCAAGCCGTTCTGGACAAAATCGTTCAAGCGGCAGACATCCGGTCCTCTGACACGGTCCTCGAAATTGGGCCCG GTACGGGAAATCTGACAATGCGTCTGCTTCCCGTGGCTCGCGAAGTGGTTGCGCTTGACGTGGATTCTCGTATGGTTAACGAAGTGAAAAAAAGAGCGATCAGCAACGGCTTCATGAACCTCGTTGTGAGGcacggcgacgcgcttcgctcggacctcggcgccttcgacgTGTGCGCGGCAAACTTGCCGTATCAGATCTCGTCGCActttcttctccgtcttctcgCACATCGCCCTCCCTTCAG ATGCGCTGTGCTCATGTTTCAGAAAGAGTTTGGCGAGCGTCTCATGGCCCAGCCGGGAGACAAGAACTACTGCCGCCTGGCTGCGAACGTCAGTCTCTTCTGTACAGTGCAGAGAGTGTGCAAAGTGGAGGCGAAGCATTTCACGCCTCCTCCCAAGGTTGACTCGGTCGTTGTTAAAGTCATTCCCCGCCCTAAACTTCTCGAG GTGGACTTCAAGGAGTGGGATGGTCTGATGCGAATTTGTTTCGGTCGCAAAAATCGAACCCTTCACGCTCTGTTTCGGCGCTCCTCCGTTCTGGCGATGCTGGAAACGAACTACAAGACGTGGTGCACTCTCAACAAGCGTGCGCCGACGTCGGAGCCGTTTCGGGActtctgcctcggcgtcctcgccgagACAGGCTtgggagagcgaagaagcaTTACGATCGACATAGACACCtacttctctcttctccttgcTTTCAACAAGAAGGGCATCCACTTCGTCAACGTCGCCAACCTTCCGGCGGGCGGCCCAGGAGGCGCCAAATCGGGCGACATGGCGGTAGACTCTATGGCTG GCATCGACGAGTTCTTCTTCTACGACGACGCAGATGACAAAGATAtaggagacgacgacgagaacATGTGA
- a CDS encoding hypothetical protein (encoded by transcript BESB_005220), with product MAVRQASETSAAATRDGAECGARRAGRPRARGAARKGGNTEQDGSRASCQLRGSLETRREMECAAQASEKNTGPSRGRGRSRAAALPLGGELEAAGLSPADRRASASPAAPAHRGAETAGRAGGAKATTHRSQRSKKVRKTDVSLGLFFAAAGLQRERRKPTVDRGTGRSSGALEPSASLPEGDSAFSAAAFPELVSPFLWPPKLHSRSVNQETYAHEGAVRTANGEKRDECSIYHGERKEGGDGQGREPGKGDDGGSISQVLNAVKGSGEAATPRSATEGEYDDSKKRGAGVRGTHMNRGREKGTAAREEEDAARQRGSAASSAKKDKNFGPNTSNRGLAGVRQPPLGGRDTERSTAGRESPRARRVYTRQAADPEDEFRRNLLRLRHQFSSSRHAASQCMVPPGGAASDAAAREASGGGGRQGYPRGDAVQSRNGLGRENGAPALDPSRLKYRGRRVQVRERLTEIKEKMHLERKLRQELFSKGAHRAHGDGACGADGEAQSCERQAEAANRHAGKAEGAAEKDGGRHAHKATEAEMRQAAGTERTKEAEMARGAASGEEAAPDAAFGLDAAPDEGLRSEAGERRRDEGDSREDEREGKAGAGEVTEESERRISRGEGGRGASRSRDKGAGSMRREGATARRQGESVTLEESSEGLHAVSAGEDVQSHLDSEERLRERLRRNAEVRRYEFCKHWKALKKRERARLVSPFATAASASPASPSSSSPFISCASPSSPVAHTSVAAPSASASALSPPSALHVSSCHGGPVGGDSPEVKEGRRGAVQMSSGDGGAGETNASLRRRVDELESLRQRSREREGCGPGECEPAFIANYVDMVTGEDDWEAALSDFLGNLHRLQVRLLSKAPQKRATQRRYVLGLKAARVALAAKEALRDAEEKRKTEGEAQLVSESEEDETRRKKPKLIVVAANCEPTVSEGGLSDLIMTVLAAARARGVPVVFSASRNRIKRALCSSMRQSCVTVKNVEGLERQLKALLLLAQTKKDRWKELRGDLHAECSPEASRKREDDVRGGSQAD from the exons ATGGCGGTGCGACAGGCTTCAGAgacgtccgccgccgcgacccgcgacggcgcggagtgtggcgcgcgccgggcgggaaggcctcgggcgcgaggcgccgcgcggaaagGCGGAAACACAGAGCAAGATGGTTCACGCGCGTCGTGTCAACTCAGGGGTTCACTCGAGACTCGCAGAGAGATGGAGTGCGCAGCACAAGCCAGCGAGAAAAACACGGggccgtcgcgcggccgcggccgcagccgagccGCCGCCTTGCCCTTGGGGGGggagctcgaggccgcggggctCTCACCCGCCGACAggcgggcgtctgcgtctccggcggcgccggcgcatagaggcgcggagactgcggggagggcgggcggggcgaaggcgacgacacATCGCTCGCAGAGGAGCAAGAAAGTTCGGAAGACCGACGTGTCCCTCGGCCTgttcttcgccgctgcagggctgcagagggagaggaggaaaccgACTGTAGATAGGGGAACggggagaagcagcggagcGCTTGAGCCTAGCGCGAGTTTGCCGGAGGGCGACTCGGCTTTTTCTGCTGCCGCTTTTCCCGAGCTCGTTTCGCCTTTTCTGTGGCCTCCGAAGCTTCACTCTCGATCTGTGAACCAAGAAACATACGCTCACGAAGGCGCTGTGCGAACCGCGAACGGAGAAAAGCGCGACGAGTGCAGCATCTACCacggggagaggaaggaagggGGAGACGGCCAGGGACGGGAGCCTGGgaaaggcgacgacgggggGTCGATTTCGCAGGTCTTAAACGCTGTGAAGGGCtcgggagaggcagcaacCCCGCGGTCAGCGACAGAGGGCGAATATGACGACTCCAaaaagcgaggcgcaggcgtgcgCGGGACGCATATGAACCGAGGGAGGGAAAAAGGCACGGCcgccagagaagaagaggacgccgcgcggcagcgtggcagcgcggcttcctctgcaAAGAAGGATAAAAATTTTGGACCAAACACTTCAAATCGAGGACTGGCGGGTGTGCGCCAGCCTCCCTTGGGGGGTCGCGACACGGAACGCTCTACTGCTGGCAGAGAGagcccgcgggcgaggcgcgttTACACGCGACAGGCAGCGGATCCGGAGGATGAGTTTCGCAGGAatctgcttcgcctccgtcaccagttttcttcttcgcggcacGCCGCGAGCCAGTGTATGGTGCCTCCGGGCggtgcggcgagcgacgcggccgccagggaggcgagcggaggaggagggagacagggCTACCCGCGGGGTGACGCAGTGCAGAGCAGAAACGGCCTGGGGAGGGAgaacggcgcgccggcgctcgacCCCAGCAGACTGAAGTACAGGGGCAGGCGAGTCCAGGTCCGCGAGCGGCTCACAGAGATCAAGGAGAAAATGCACCTTGAGCGGAAACTGAGGCAGGAGTTGTTCTCGAAAGGCGCGCATCGAGCGCACGGCGATGGCGCATGTggggcggacggcgaggcgcaaaGCTGCGAAAgacaggcggaggcagcaaaTCGCCACGCCGGCaaagcggaaggcgcggcggaaaaggACGGCGGACGCCATGCCCAcaaggcgacagaggcggagaTGAGACAAGCCGCGGGcacagagaggacgaaggaggCTGAGAtggcgcgcggagccgcgagcggcgaagaggccgcgcctgACGCCGCGTTTGGGCTAGACGCCGCCCCTGACGAGGGGCTGAGAAGCGAAgctggagagcgaagaagagatgAAGGTGACTCGCGGGAAGACGAACGAGAAGGAAAAGCAGGCGCAGGTGAAGTcacggaggagagcgagagacgaataagcagaggcgagggaggccgcggcgcctcgaggagcCGTGACAAAGGTGCGGGAAGCATGCGGCGCGAAGGTGCGACCGCAAGAAGGCAAGGAGAAAGTGTCACCTTGGAGGAGAGCAGCGAGGGACTCCACGCCGTAtcggcaggcgaggacgtGCAGAGTCATCTCGACAGCGAAGAGCGGCTTCGAGAGCGGTTGAGACGCAATGCCGAAGTTCGGCGCTATGAATTTTGCAAGCATTGGAAAGCCCTCAAGAAAAGGGAGAGAGCCCGTCTCGTTTCGCCTTTCGCTACCGCAGCCTCAGCGAGCCctgcttcgccctcctcctcgtcgccgttcATCTcttgcgcctcgccgtcgtccccTGTCGCACACACTTCCGTCGCGGCCCCCAgcgcgtctgcttcagctttgtcgcctccttcggcgctCCACGTTTCCTCTTGCCACGGGGGGCCTGTCGGGGGAGACTCGCCAGAGGTGAAGGAgggacggagaggcgcggtGCAAAtgagcagcggcgacggcggagcagGAGAAACGAATGCGAGTTTACGCAGACGCGTCGACGAGTTGGAGAGTCTCCGCCAgaggagcagagagagagaaggctgcGGCCCCGGGGAATGCGAGCCTGCCTTCATCGCCAACTACGTGGATATG GTCACTGGCGAGGACGACTGGGAGGCGGCCCTGAGCGACTTTCTTGGGAATCTCCATCGCCTTCAG GTTCGGTTGTTGAGCAAAGCTCCACAAAAGCGCGCGACCCAACGCCGATACGTGCTCGGAttgaaggccgcgcgcgtcgccttagctgcgaaggaggcgcttcgtgatgcagaggagaagcggaagacggaaggcgaggcgcagctcgtcagcgaaagcgaggaagacgagacgcggaggaagaagccgaagctcatcgtcgtcgccgccaaCTGCGAGCCGACGGTCTCCGAAG GGGGGCTGTCGGACCTCATTATGACGGTGTTggcggccgcgcgtgcgcgtggagTCCCTGTTGTGTTCTCCGCTTCGCGAAACCGCATCAAGAG ggCGCTTTGCAGCAGCATGCGGCAGAGCTGCGTGACTGTGAAGAACGTTGAAGGCCTGGAAAGGCAGCTGAAagcgcttctcctccttgCCCAGACAAAAAAAGATCGCTGGaaggagctccgcggcgactTGCACGCCGAGTGTTCGCCAGAGGCCAGCAGAAAACGCGAAGACGACGTTCGTGGCGGCAGCCAAGCGGACTGA
- a CDS encoding hypothetical protein (encoded by transcript BESB_005200), producing MTCTDSDEEGKVCLGDKEANRPYDGLFKGLGAKNATEEHSHVRVNPDHNKSSVCLGQEPSTSRFAYAEQQRHQVPAHTSFYVEQAAVAAKHIDKNKSSVYFGDDRPLLPPGVNPAKSQTPRTPHATHGKAINSEHNKSTVVFGDATDQDRFEFAEERRGHPVGGKLGQEQLLFAAVAEGTAHRDGVGNRNRRNDSSIVLGTDNDLGKAPRRSLAKEFRFMPSAPETVDEIPRSIYVRNPRAVSEYGNFDQSE from the coding sequence ATGACGTGTACTGActcagacgaagaaggcaaaGTGTGCCTTGGCGACAAAGAGGCGAACCGGCCGTACGACGGGCTTTTCAAGGGTTTGGGTGCTAAGAACGCGACGGAAGAACATTCACACGTTCGAGTGAATCCGGACCATAACAAATCAAGTGTTTGCTTGGGGCAAGAGCCATCTACATCCCGTTTTGCGTACGCTGAGCAGCAACGGCATCAGGTCCCCGCTCACACATCTTTCTACGTTGAACAGGCGGCGGTTGCCGCAAAACACATTGACAAAAACAAGAGCTCAGTTTACTTCGGTGACGACaggccgcttcttcctccaggTGTCAACCCTGCGAAGTCACAGACACCCCGCACTCCACACGCAACCCATGGGAAGGCGATCAACAGCGAACATAATAAGTCCACCGTGGTCTTTGGAGACGCTACGGATCAGGACCGATTCGAATTTGCAGAAGAGCGCAGAGGGCACCCTGTGGGAGGCAAACTGGGACAAGAGCAGCTACTtttcgccgctgtcgctgagGGCACCGCCCACCGGGACGGAGTCGGAAACAGAAACAGGAGAAACGACTCCTCAATTGTACTCGGCACGGACAACGACTTAGGCAAGGCGCCACGGCGCTCTCTGGCGAAAGAGTTTCGCTTCATGCCCAGCGCTCCGGAGACGGTAGACGAGATACCCCGTTCGATTTATGTCAGGAATCCTCGAGCTGTGTCTGAGTACGGGAATTTTGACCAAAGCGAGTAA
- a CDS encoding hypothetical protein (encoded by transcript BESB_005230), whose protein sequence is MCDPARDPPPRTPILVPRSRVSSSWVSALRQGEGDWASSAAGTHLERESDSEAASEALHAAEQASGSSQRARAEQRYTAAVIKQTEKVIADTQEVVAKAEAAAHAAEEEAAQAEQLASEIEGREAQAREKPGLVTPQFRGEHLRQGAAGK, encoded by the exons ATGTGCGATCCCGCTAGAGATCCCCCTCCGCGAACGCCTATCTTAGTCCCCCGTTCTCGTGTTTCCTCCTCTTGGGTCTCGGCGCTGAggcagggagagggagaTTGGGCGTCAAGCGCAGCTGGCACGCACCttgagagagaaagcgatagcgaggctgcgagcgaggcgctgcatgcggccgaGCAAGCCAGCGGCTCCTCCCAGCGTGCCCGGGCTGAGCAGCGGTACACCGCCGCGGTGATCAAGCAGACAGAAAAAGTCATCGCTGACACACAAGAG GTCGTtgcgaaggcagaggcggccgcacacgcggctgaagaagaagcggcgcaggccgagcAGCTGGCGAGCGAAATAgaagggcgcgaggcgcaagcgcgagagaagcctGGCCTTGTCACTCCGCAGTTCAGGGGGGAGCACCTCCGACAAGGTGCAGCCGGGAAAtga
- a CDS encoding hypothetical protein (encoded by transcript BESB_005240), producing the protein MSFSPRDSWPLPVMQKLNMDESTLENPVASLEAASIPTTGVPSPASLSEIPRSSPPPLALSAAVSSPVAPSSSLLPHTPAAPLAHSPSASAVSSVNPPESTYYGPAASIPPPPFSSSASFHPSVASAHAAVFTLALQSASSFPPASTAGPAASFPVSSAPAYPPPYSQPPPPAPTVSIYVNPAVPPPTQPSSFSAPAHSAPQASQTPPHSSPPSAAASSASEGLRRPSPRGQLAFRQEPDHQPRNAGSFATRGDARTERGAEAERQEVTEEDRSAPTGNAAPFSSAPHPPTSHRVEPSFPHSLPSAYAGVPQSSSDSLSSAEPRAPASASLLPSYTQMDAGSRGTENARRQPETEGWKRRTDEEDRERAHRQREKDIRIYNAVSFLTQPSVASAPHSAKRTFLLSKGLSDQEADEAFRRAQSLASSSLQPPQTSTPFTGASAPGFGREGKLSPIHAPHSAALSTFPGLATGGRALEMQRIDERNEPHKGTRGSLLFFVALAFSAGAAAASGLLPFSSPLSFFWKDSHAAGVSPAVESGQTEEEQDEDQGEGGEEAEDVKEESEALENDGDEDEEDAQSSGDDVRVLWTAKNRSREPPQRGERARKDFSPAFSSSRASYSSTSSSLSGVSSQGRPSRRRNRRTLRRGRSAVGVGTGHTSSEDSETPSPHAGSVRQRKSDRVGGPIFWSSTGSGAARSRDRSSLCAKREEELLSLFRRQTQTLDRLETLIAKVSNLVGTKLPSDSAETHAPASPRHAYPSSSAFSTWMTSASSGALRVPLEKEIVSSSPPLFESAPTRASASFAASSTAPFSLSSFPPWQQCSASRGTAAWLDEAKRERKTLRDEEAARSWWRRMGEGTREAAADAAEADNAQKAAQEEAEYGRKSSAGKASDGRYRATEIQDKNANARETGERAYLSPGARDKDSQKSDLRDDAWEAPEGRSQGAAEDEAEAWTHLDAAEADEEADDGEEEYRSSNGGTEIQGAHSEKTMNSDPEKEGKNGTPQSEGLEASPAATQDRCVSVEMKERLTEAVCELADAVTAANGNHQTSLGTLVLMLSNLASAATTELRVRYSRINTLSPRFQEVTSFLVSLGFSAQGAILAYPATADLAPVLEAQHRVSAHLNRLMRSRQRLSSTSSSAASPLPASASLSSASSSSNGASSLPSAALLSNAGMPSSSSLPSMSPPARRPSDVSSAPDATTACCAPSPGAASSSALSLAEASIPLPSESERAVAENCENVSRVLPDARQRLPGAASASPRPGVPPSSSLPASSSDADSAVQPLDSPAALRSRLDSEEANANNDEADRARQAEASEGGTRGREQRKMLETTVTTSQNEAIVGPQDGRDTHKVRDLSEATGDTQKTFGEKPRKVNGAQAFNAAIDGERITPEQQTTEKTGHLRDAKNETDETARPSE; encoded by the exons ATGAGTTTTTCTCCTCGTGATTCATGGCCCCTTCCCGTGATGCAAAAACTGAACATGGACGAGAGCACCTTGGAAAATCCTGTGGCCTCACTTGAGGCTGCCTCGATACCCACAACCGGCGTGCCCTCTccagcgtctctctctgaaatccctcgttcttctcctcctcccttGGCTTTGTCTGCCGCAGTTTCTTCTCCCGTtgctccttcctcttctttgctGCCGCACACCCCGGCGGCCCCTTTAGCCCATTCACCTTCTGCGTCAGCGGTTTCCTCCGTGAATCCACCGGAGTCAACTTACTATGGCCCTGCTGCCTCAATACCGCCCCCGCCTTTCTCGTCGTCCGCATCCTTCCATCCTTCGGTGGCGTCGGCGCATGCTGCTGTGTTTACTCTCGCACTGcagtctgcttcttcttttccgcctGCCTCGACCGCAGGACCTGCCGCTTCAtttcctgtctcttctgcccCCGCGTATCCCCCTCCCTATTCacagcctccgcctcccgcccCTACAGTTTCGATCTACGTGAACCCAGCCGTTCCGCCGCCTACACAGCCGTCGTCGTTTTCTGCCCCCGCCCACAGTGCGCCTCAGGCCTCTCAGACCCCTCCGCACTCCTCcccgccttccgctgccgcctcaaGCGCATCCGAGGGCTTGAGGAGACCCTCACCCCGCGGGCAGCTTGCGTTTAGGCAGGAACCGGACCACCAACCACGGAATGCCGGTTCATTCGCAACcaggggcgacgcgagaaCGGAACggggcgccgaggcggagcggcAGGAAGTTACCGAAGAAGATCGAAGCGCACCCACTGGGAACGCCGCTCCGTTCTCTTCAGCACCTCATCCTCCTACCTCACACCGCGTCGAGCCCTCATTTCCTCattcgcttccttctgcaTATGCTGGAGTGCCTCAGTCTTCCTCGGACAGCCTGTCATCGGCTGAACCCcgtgcgcctgcctccgcgtccctcCTGCCCAGCTACACGCAGATGGATGCAGGATCAAGAGGAACGGAGAACGCGAGGAGGCAACCGGAGACGGAGGGATGGAAACGGAGgaccgacgaagaagacagagaacgGGCACACAGACAGCGCGAGAAAGACATACGCATATACAACGCCGTCTCTTTCTTGACGCAGCCTTCCG TGGCATCGGCGCCTCACTCTGCGAAACGCACCTTCCTCCTCAGCAAAGGGCTCTCAGACCAAGAGGCAGATGAGGCATTTCGGAGAGCGCAgtccctcgcctcttcttcgttgcagcctccgcagacTTCCACTCCCTTCACAGGCGCCAGTGCCCCGGGCTTCGGCCGGGAAGGGAAGCTGTCGCCGATTCACGCCCCGCATTCAGCGGCTCTATCTACTTTTCCCGGGCTCGCGACCGGCGGACGTGCCTTGGAGATGCAGAGAATAGACGAACGAAACGAACCACACAAAGGAACCCGGGGATCTCTTTTGTttttcgtcgctctcgctttctccgccggcgccgcggcggccagcGGACTTTTGCCG TTCAGCagtcctctctccttcttctggaAGGATTCTCACGCCGCGGGAGTTTCGCCGGCCGTGGAGTCAGGTCAAACGGAAGAGGAGCAAGATGAAGAtcagggcgaaggcggagaggaggccgaggacgTCAAGGAAGAAtccgaggcgctggagaacgacggagacgaggacgaagaggatgcGCAGTCATCGGGAGACGACGTCAGAGTTTTGTGGACGGCGAAGAATCGGAGTCGCGAGCCTCCCCAGCGTGGTgagcgggcgaggaaggacTTCTCGCCTGCTTTCTCGTCATCGCGAGCCTCCTACTCCTCCACTTCATCTTCTCTCTCGGGTGTCTCATCTCAGGGACGCCCTTCACGCAGGCGCAACCGTCGAACGCttcgaagaggacgaagtgCAGTGGGCGTCGGTACCGGGCACACTTCgagcgaagacagcgagacgCCATCTCCGCATGCTGGAAGCGTGCGCCAGCGAAAAAGCGACAGAGTCGGAGGCCCCATATTCTGGAGCAGCACCGGGAGTGGGGCAGCGCGCTCGCGTGACCGGAGTTCGTTGTGtgcaaagagagaggaagagctcCTGTCTCTGTTCCGTCGACAAACGCAGACGCTGGATCGCCTTGAGACGCTTATCGCGAAAGTATCGAATCTCGTGGGCACGAAGCTGCCGTCGGACTCGGCGGAGACACATGCGCCCGCTTCACCTCGTCATGCCTATCCCTCTTCGTCAGCTTTCTCGACATGGATGACGTCGGCTTCGTCAGGGGCGCTTCGGGTGCCGCTGGAAAAAGAGAtcgtttcctcttctcctccaTTATTTGAGTCTGCTCCGACgcgtgcctccgcttcgTTCGCGGCTTCGTCCACTGCACCCTTTTCTCTGTCGTCCTTCCCCCCGTGGCAGcagtgctctgcctctcgcgggaCAGCCGCATGGCTCGATGAAGCcaaaagagagaggaaaacactccgagacgaagaggctgcTCGGAGCTGGTGGCGACGAATGGGCGAAGGCACgagggaggctgcggcggacgccgcagaagcagacaacgcgcagaaagccgcgcaggaggaagcagaatATGGGCGCAAAAGCAGCGCGGGCAAAGCGAGCGACGGCAGGTACCGCGCAACCGAGATACAAGATAAAAACGCGAACGCGCGTGAGACTGGAGAAAGGGCTTACTTGTCGcccggcgcgagagacaagGACTCACAAAAGTCAGATTTGCGTGACGACGCGTGGGAGGCGCCGGAAGGAAGGTCACAaggggcggcggaagacgaggcggaggcgtggacccacctcgacgccgcagaggctgacGAGGAGGCTGACGACGGGGAAGAAGAATATCGGAGTAGCAATGGAGGCACAGAAATACAGGGAGCACACTCAGAGAAGACAATGAATTCCGACCCCGAGAAAGAGGGGAAGAACGGGACGCCTCAGTCTGAAGGCTTGGAAGCATCGCCGGCGGCCACCCAAGACCGCTGCGTCAGCGTTGAAATGAAGGAGAGGCTTACCGAGGCGGTCTGCGAGCTTGCCGACGCGGTTACGGCTGCCAACGGAAACCACCAAACATCGCTTGGAACCCTTGTG CTCATGCTCTCCAacctcgcctctgcggcgactACAGAACTCCGCGTGCGGTACTCTCGCATCAACActctttctccgcgtttcCAAG AGGTCACTTCGTTTTTGGTTTCACTCGGTTTCTCTGCCCAAGGCGCGATTCTG GCGTATCCTGCAACGGCGGACCTTGCTCCGGTGCTCGAGGCACAGCATCGCGTGTCGGCGCATCTAAACAGGCTCATGCGGTCTCGTCAACGGTTGAGTTCTacctcttcgtctgcagctTCCCCTCTTCCCGCGAGTGCTTCGTTGTCATCCGCTAGCTCGTCCTCGAATGGTGCatcttctctcccttcggCTGCTTTGCTCTCGAACGCCGGCATGCCTTCCTCGAGCTCGTTACCTTCGATGTCGCCCCCTGCTCGGCGCCCATCCGacgtttcctctgcgccggaTGCCACAACTGCTTGCTGCGCTCCTTCaccgggcgccgcgtcctcctctgcgctctcgcTGGCTGAGGCGTCCATCCCGCTGCCCtcggagagcgagagggctGTCGCTGAGAACTGCGAGAACGTGTCGCGCGTGCTGCCTGATGCTAGGCAGCGTCTCCCGGGggcagcgagcgcgtcgcctcgcccagGTGtgcctccttcgtcttcgcttcccGCGTCATCTTCGGATGCAGACTCCGCTGTGCAGCCTTTAGACTCGCCAGCGGCCCTCCGGAGTCGCctcgacagcgaggaagcgaacgcgaacaacgacgaggcggacaGAGCTCGCCAAGCAGAGGCAAGTGAAGGGGGGACTAGAGGTCGAGAGCAACGAAAAATGCTGGAAACAACGGTCACAACGAGTCAGAACGAAGCGATAGTAGGGCCGCAAGACGGGCGAGACACACACAAGGTGAGAGACCTGTcggaggcgacaggcgacACACAGAAAACGTTCGGAGAGAAGCCGCGAAAAGTCAATGGTGCGCAAGCTTTCAACGCGGCAATCGACGGGGAGAGGATAACACCAGAGCAGCAAACGACTGAGAAGACGGGACATTTGAGGGATGCGAAGAACGAGACGGATGAGACCGCACGTCCATCCGAGTGA